The Medicago truncatula cultivar Jemalong A17 chromosome 4, MtrunA17r5.0-ANR, whole genome shotgun sequence genome includes a region encoding these proteins:
- the LOC11408008 gene encoding pentatricopeptide repeat-containing protein At2g27800, mitochondrial, producing the protein MLSFRRNCLKYCTHFNRRNTSNQNPCFHKFPTLFHLNDPIQINSLISFNSYHYYSTKTPSRSYRRRARNRFLKANKPVLDQEKFQFAQSQLLPRFTPEELRNVIANQRDPLVCLELFHWASHQPRFRHNESSFHVTIKKLGDAKMYQEMDDVVNQLLAVRSIGNEALFNMIIYYFTEARKLTRAVIVFKHMKCSRNPNFGFRPSIRTYNILFGAFLSRGYNTHINLVYMETMRCLFRQMVNEHIEPDIFSLNSMIKGYVLSLHVNDALRIFHQMGVVYDCKPNSLTYDYLIHGLCAKGRTENAKELYHEMKAKGFVPSSKSYNSLVNSLALVGDVEEAVNYLWEMTEKQKSVDFITYRTVLDEICRRGRVQEAMRFLQELQEKDLVDGHTYRKLLYVLEDDYGDSETRIDSGSALISP; encoded by the exons ATGTTATCTTTTCGTAGAAATTGCTTGAAATATTGTACCCACTTCAATAGAAGAAACACCTCAAATCAAAATCCATGCTTCCACAAATTTCCTACACTATTTCATCTCAATGACCCAATTCAGATAAATTCACTTATTAGCTTTAATTCTTATCATTATTATTCAACCAAAACCCCTTCAAGATCTTACAGAAGACGAGCTCGAAACCGGTTTTTAAAAGCCAACAAACCTGTTTTAGACCAAGAAAAGTTTCAATTTGCACAATCCCAACTCCTCCCACGGTTTACACCGGAGGAATTACGCAATGTTATTGCGAATCAACGCGACCCGTTAGTTTGTTTAGAGCTTTTTCATTGGGCGTCTCACCAGCCGAGGTTTCGCCATAATGAGTCGAGTTTTCATGTTACCATTAAGAAGCTTGGTGATGctaaaatgtatcaagaaatgGATGATGTTGTGAATCAGTTGCTTGCTGTTCGTTCGATTGGTAATGAGGCGTTGTTTAAtatgattatatattattttactgAGGCGCGGAAGTTGACTAGAGCCGTTATTGTGTTTAAGCATATGAAGTGTAGTAGAAATCCGAATTTTGGGTTTAGGCCTTCGATTAGAACGTATAATATTCTTTTTGGTGCGTTTTTGAGTAGAGGATATAATACCCATATAAACCTAGTGTATATGGAGACTATGAGATGTTTGTTCAGGCAAATGGTAAACGAACATATAGAACCTGATATTTTTTCGTTGAATTCGATGATAAAAGGTTACGTGCTTTCTCTTCATGTTAACGATGCGTTGAGGATATTTCATCAGATGGGTGTGGTTTATGATTGTAAACCCAATTCTTTAACTTATGATTACTTGATTCATGGGTTGTGTGCCAAAGGAAGAACAGAGAATGCCAAAGAATTGTATCATGAAATGAAGGCCAAAGGTTTTGTTCCGAGTAGTAAATCTTATAATTCGCTTGTCAATTCTTTGGCACTTGTTGGAGATGTTGAGGAGGCTGTAAATTATCTATGGGAGATGACTGAAAAGCAAAAATCAGTTGATTTTATTACATACAGGACTGTACTTGATGAGATATGTAGACGCGGAAGAGTTCAGGAGGCAATGAGGTTTCTGCAAGAGTTGCAAGAAAAGGACCTTGTTGATGGGCATACTTACAGGAAGCTTCTTTATGTGCTTGAAGATGATTATGGAGATTCAGAAACCAGAATTGATTCAG GTTCAGCTTTAATCTCACCTTGA